Proteins co-encoded in one Cytobacillus sp. NJ13 genomic window:
- a CDS encoding GNAT family N-acetyltransferase, translating into MYCMDFDDKEYWIYRLMIDAKHQSKGYGKAAMEKLIERIKQDQEHKVIYLSFEPENNLAKGLYEKLGFEADGRVIDGEIVYKLAY; encoded by the coding sequence ATGTACTGCATGGACTTCGACGATAAGGAATATTGGATTTACCGTCTGATGATTGATGCAAAGCATCAGTCAAAAGGCTACGGGAAAGCGGCTATGGAGAAGCTGATTGAGCGGATTAAGCAGGATCAGGAGCATAAGGTGATATATTTAAGCTTTGAGCCTGAAAACAATCTGGCGAAGGGGTTGTATGAAAAACTGGGCTTTGAAGCAGATGGCCGGGTAATTGATGGGGAAATCGTCTATAAACTAGCGTATTAA
- a CDS encoding DMT family transporter, giving the protein MKINKGVLYILLGASFFGFTPIFAKLGFSYGYSLGQINIVQMVISFILLWSFTFIKRSSFKGLNSKNVLQIMMTGCFVGLTSIFYYGSMQYLPASLAIILMFQFVWIGIILEWISSKIKPSPVTVLSIILILIGVFFASNIINGDIQGFPLKGFIFGILSAFTYAGFIFFSGKVAVHVDPWTRSSLMVTGSTILVLILFMGDIPSVLPLEENLLTITVGVSLFGAVLPPLFFAAGAPLVSGGIANILTSIELPIAILSASIILSETVTPLQWAGTAIILAAIAFNELGTGFFRSRKESA; this is encoded by the coding sequence TTGAAAATAAATAAAGGGGTTTTATATATACTTTTAGGTGCATCATTTTTCGGATTTACACCGATTTTTGCTAAGTTGGGGTTTAGCTACGGCTACTCTCTGGGACAAATTAATATCGTCCAGATGGTTATATCCTTCATTTTGCTATGGTCTTTTACGTTTATTAAAAGGTCCAGTTTCAAAGGGCTTAATTCGAAAAATGTGCTGCAAATCATGATGACCGGCTGTTTTGTCGGTTTAACCAGTATTTTTTATTATGGTTCAATGCAGTATCTTCCTGCATCCCTGGCCATCATTTTAATGTTCCAGTTCGTGTGGATCGGGATTATTTTAGAATGGATTTCCAGCAAAATAAAACCCTCGCCTGTTACTGTACTATCCATCATTTTAATACTAATCGGGGTCTTTTTTGCTTCGAATATCATAAATGGCGACATTCAGGGCTTTCCATTGAAAGGTTTCATATTTGGGATTCTCTCCGCGTTCACTTATGCAGGATTTATCTTCTTCAGCGGAAAGGTCGCTGTTCATGTGGATCCCTGGACACGGAGTTCTTTAATGGTAACCGGATCAACCATCCTGGTGCTTATCCTATTTATGGGTGATATCCCGTCTGTGCTGCCTTTGGAGGAAAATCTGCTGACAATTACAGTCGGTGTTTCATTATTTGGGGCAGTCCTTCCTCCGCTGTTTTTCGCAGCTGGCGCGCCTTTAGTTTCAGGAGGAATCGCCAATATCTTAACCTCCATTGAATTGCCGATCGCCATTTTATCAGCCAGCATTATTTTGTCAGAAACCGTAACACCGCTTCAGTGGGCAGGGACAGCGATTATTCTGGCTGCTATTGCTTTTAATGAATTGGGGACAGGCTTTTTCCGAAGCAGAAAGGAAAGTGCCTGA
- a CDS encoding MFS transporter — translation MNTQSWMGRQFFSFFMTWGVFLPYWTGWLIHIKGMTVSQASLIMSLGLAIRGLSTLFAFPNLSGKFSSKTLLNGMGIGTLIAILCYIPANSFTSLLVVTLFLHFFYPALMPALDSAAGILVQSKQLRDYGKSRSWGSIGFVVSGMILTFFTGALGDEAIFWALLLGVLAFLSLGFMNTPAVLSEKPKAGQTKGAIMKLFSIKHFGLVLVIVILLQAAHASYYSYGYIYLQEIQAPKYLIGLIINIAVIAEILFFFIADRTFRKFSIGSLLALAALGSTVRWILVFAFPHVIMFTAAQTLHAFSFAMAHYAFMKYLIKYVPHEQVPITQGVYSALALSWSTALFTIFGGYLYEMEPRYAFIGMVVCTIPAALLAFVYRRLEGKNKGAETRQLVI, via the coding sequence ATGAATACACAGAGCTGGATGGGCAGACAGTTTTTCAGTTTCTTTATGACATGGGGCGTTTTTCTGCCCTATTGGACAGGGTGGCTGATCCATATAAAAGGAATGACCGTTTCTCAGGCGAGTTTGATCATGAGTCTAGGTTTGGCTATACGGGGGCTTTCTACACTCTTTGCCTTTCCCAATTTATCAGGAAAATTCAGCAGTAAAACCCTGCTTAACGGGATGGGAATCGGCACACTGATCGCCATTCTCTGCTATATCCCGGCCAATTCTTTTACAAGCCTGCTGGTGGTAACGCTGTTTTTACATTTCTTTTACCCTGCTTTGATGCCTGCATTGGATAGTGCTGCGGGCATTCTCGTACAGAGTAAGCAATTAAGAGATTACGGAAAGAGCCGTTCCTGGGGGTCGATCGGATTCGTGGTATCCGGCATGATTCTGACCTTCTTCACAGGGGCACTTGGGGACGAAGCCATATTCTGGGCACTGCTGCTCGGCGTTCTGGCATTTTTGAGTCTCGGTTTCATGAATACGCCTGCAGTTTTATCTGAAAAGCCAAAAGCCGGCCAGACAAAAGGGGCTATAATGAAATTATTCAGCATCAAGCACTTCGGCCTGGTGCTCGTCATAGTCATTTTACTGCAGGCAGCACATGCTTCTTATTACAGCTATGGCTATATTTATTTGCAGGAAATTCAGGCTCCCAAATATTTAATCGGCCTGATCATTAACATTGCCGTGATTGCAGAAATTCTATTCTTCTTCATTGCCGACCGGACTTTCCGCAAATTTTCAATCGGCTCATTACTGGCATTGGCAGCACTGGGCTCAACCGTACGCTGGATACTCGTATTTGCCTTTCCGCATGTGATTATGTTTACGGCTGCCCAAACATTGCATGCCTTTTCATTTGCGATGGCACACTACGCCTTTATGAAATACTTAATCAAATATGTTCCGCATGAACAGGTGCCGATCACACAAGGGGTATACTCAGCACTCGCCCTTAGCTGGAGCACAGCCCTCTTCACCATTTTTGGCGGGTATTTATATGAAATGGAACCAAGATACGCGTTTATCGGGATGGTGGTTTGCACGATACCAGCGGCGCTGCTTGCGTTTGTTTACCGGAGATTGGAAGGGAAGAATAAAGGGGCGGAAACCAGACAGCTTGTGATCTAA
- the yeiL gene encoding transcriptional regulator YeiL: MEIYKQEKRQHYLEQHSISHLFSFPVEEFMEVREYKRDEWIIREGMRPDYLYYVIEGKAKIYVTYQNGKVSLINFINAHDYIGEMELLHEVYYTKGIQASTKTICFAIPLHHYRTRLLEDTTFLRELTKFLSVKATKMAEKYSQSLSFPLENRLADFILQTADGEVYKEKHVAVCDFLGVSYRHLLHVFVQFCDKGYLQKEGRQYRIRQTDELHRLADVLKNE; encoded by the coding sequence ATGGAAATTTATAAACAGGAAAAAAGGCAGCATTACCTGGAGCAGCACTCTATTTCGCATTTATTTTCTTTTCCGGTTGAGGAGTTTATGGAAGTACGCGAATATAAGCGGGATGAATGGATTATCCGCGAAGGTATGAGGCCGGATTATTTGTATTATGTCATTGAGGGAAAAGCCAAAATTTACGTTACATATCAAAATGGGAAGGTTTCCTTGATCAATTTCATCAATGCCCATGATTATATCGGGGAAATGGAGCTATTACATGAAGTGTACTATACAAAGGGTATTCAAGCCTCCACTAAGACGATTTGTTTTGCGATTCCTTTGCATCACTATCGCACAAGGCTCCTTGAAGATACGACCTTTCTACGTGAGCTCACCAAGTTTTTAAGTGTGAAAGCAACGAAAATGGCTGAAAAGTATTCACAGAGCCTTTCCTTTCCGCTTGAAAACCGGCTGGCGGACTTTATCCTGCAAACCGCTGATGGGGAGGTCTATAAGGAAAAACATGTGGCCGTCTGTGATTTTTTAGGGGTATCTTATCGCCACTTATTGCATGTTTTTGTACAGTTTTGTGATAAAGGATACCTGCAGAAGGAAGGACGCCAATACCGTATTAGGCAGACGGATGAACTGCACAGGCTTGCTGATGTGCTGAAGAATGAGTAA
- the guaD gene encoding guanine deaminase translates to MSKYTYIFYGTAFSSHSPKKINILKDYLFFVNINGMIEKMAGPEHEDYQSLLAAYEGQENFHRLADGQYFLPGFVDLHVHAPQWAQSGTALDIPLYDWLHTYTFPLEAKYADLAFAKKVYEDLVNTLLANGTTTVLYFATVHKEASLLLAEICAEKGQRGLVGKVVMDDPEQNPDYYRDADVKTALADTEEFILAVKELAKTVKQGVYPVVTPRFIPSCSDEALKGLGELAAKYDTHIQSHCSESDWAHSYVQERFSKHDAAALHDFGLLGDKSVMAHCNFLDDHDAELFASTGTAISHCPLSNAYFANSVIPIKRFMAKGIDIGLGTDISAGATPSLYDNAKQAVVSSRMLEDGVNPALSAEERGVPDSRISIHEAFYLATAGGGESLSLPIGRIQENYAWDVQIVDTKVPGTSLPIFAENESLDDIFQKIMYLVRPEHIREVWVQGEKVHSRS, encoded by the coding sequence ATGAGTAAATATACGTATATTTTTTATGGGACCGCTTTTTCCAGTCATTCTCCTAAGAAAATAAATATTTTAAAAGATTACTTATTTTTCGTGAATATAAATGGGATGATTGAAAAAATGGCGGGTCCTGAGCATGAGGACTACCAATCCCTGCTGGCTGCCTATGAGGGACAGGAGAACTTTCACCGCTTAGCAGACGGGCAATATTTCCTGCCTGGTTTTGTGGACTTGCATGTCCATGCTCCGCAATGGGCCCAATCAGGGACAGCTTTGGATATTCCCCTCTATGACTGGCTCCACACATACACATTTCCATTAGAGGCCAAATATGCAGATTTGGCTTTTGCCAAGAAGGTTTATGAAGATCTCGTGAATACACTGCTCGCAAATGGAACCACGACGGTCCTCTACTTTGCAACCGTCCATAAAGAGGCCAGTTTATTATTAGCGGAAATATGTGCGGAAAAAGGGCAGAGGGGCTTAGTGGGTAAAGTCGTCATGGATGATCCTGAACAAAATCCAGACTACTATCGGGATGCAGATGTGAAAACAGCATTAGCCGATACGGAGGAGTTCATTTTAGCCGTGAAGGAGCTGGCCAAAACGGTTAAACAAGGCGTGTATCCTGTTGTTACACCGCGCTTCATACCAAGCTGTTCCGATGAAGCATTAAAAGGCCTGGGCGAACTGGCTGCCAAGTATGATACACATATACAATCCCACTGCAGCGAAAGTGACTGGGCCCACAGCTATGTACAGGAACGTTTCAGCAAGCATGATGCGGCTGCCCTGCATGATTTTGGATTATTAGGGGATAAATCGGTGATGGCTCATTGCAATTTCCTGGATGACCATGATGCAGAGCTGTTTGCCAGTACAGGTACAGCAATCAGCCATTGTCCATTATCCAATGCCTACTTCGCCAATAGCGTGATTCCAATCAAGCGCTTTATGGCTAAGGGAATTGATATTGGATTAGGGACGGATATTTCAGCTGGCGCGACTCCAAGTCTTTATGATAATGCCAAACAGGCTGTTGTCTCCTCCAGAATGCTCGAGGACGGAGTAAATCCTGCTCTTTCTGCAGAGGAACGGGGTGTGCCGGACTCCCGGATTTCCATCCATGAAGCCTTTTATCTGGCTACAGCCGGCGGCGGAGAAAGCTTGAGTCTGCCTATTGGGCGAATTCAGGAGAACTATGCATGGGACGTTCAAATCGTCGATACAAAAGTACCGGGAACAAGCCTGCCCATCTTTGCCGAAAATGAATCGTTAGATGATATTTTTCAGAAAATCATGTATCTTGTCCGTCCGGAGCATATTCGGGAAGTCTGGGTTCAAGGGGAAAAGGTTCACTCGCGTTCTTAA
- a CDS encoding nucleobase:cation symporter-2 family protein, producing MMDARAEKRETNSSKAGKEVSVGQSIFLGLQQVLAMDLFIPPMILAGLLSFSVPDSALLIQMTFIACGIATIIQAGFAMKLPVMQGPSFVPLSALAAIGTTSGIGAMIGSLIPGALLVALLGYPMKVFSKVVRKFIPPIVAGTVIVVVGLSLMPSAINSIYSAPGNFGENIFVAAVTAAVLIFCMYIGEKSQSKLKYIKIVSVILSLGIGSIVASFFGLVDFSSLGQSAWFEMPSLFAFGAPEFDLHAILIMAAIYFIVTIETTGTWFTVGKVTGENLDDKRLNGGAFGEGLGCFIGSFFGGTPVTGYSSNAGIIAITGVKSRRPIIAGGVIMIILGMMPKLMNLIACIPGVVINSVFAILCVVIMMNGFKVIKEVAFTERNMLVIGVPIMLALFAVLMPADVLKGLPDIATYFVSSGTAIGAITALVLNLVLPQKLEDSVKTNEVTVHAN from the coding sequence ATGATGGATGCAAGGGCTGAAAAACGAGAAACAAACAGCAGTAAAGCGGGAAAAGAGGTTTCAGTTGGACAATCCATTTTTCTGGGATTGCAGCAAGTATTGGCGATGGATTTGTTTATTCCGCCGATGATTTTAGCAGGATTACTGTCTTTTTCTGTTCCGGATAGTGCCCTGTTAATACAAATGACTTTTATTGCCTGCGGAATTGCCACAATCATTCAAGCTGGATTTGCCATGAAGCTTCCAGTCATGCAGGGGCCATCCTTTGTGCCGCTTAGTGCACTGGCAGCCATCGGAACAACATCTGGCATCGGTGCGATGATTGGCAGTTTGATCCCCGGAGCTTTGCTTGTTGCCTTATTGGGCTACCCGATGAAAGTCTTCAGCAAAGTCGTCAGAAAATTCATCCCTCCGATTGTAGCGGGGACGGTCATTGTCGTTGTTGGGCTTTCATTAATGCCGAGTGCGATCAATTCCATCTACTCGGCACCAGGGAACTTTGGAGAAAATATATTCGTTGCGGCTGTGACAGCGGCTGTGCTGATTTTCTGCATGTATATTGGCGAGAAATCCCAATCAAAATTGAAATACATTAAAATCGTATCGGTTATTTTATCACTGGGTATTGGATCAATTGTTGCTTCATTCTTTGGCTTAGTTGACTTCTCATCGCTGGGGCAGTCGGCGTGGTTCGAGATGCCAAGCCTGTTTGCCTTTGGAGCTCCTGAATTTGATCTGCATGCGATTCTGATTATGGCAGCCATCTATTTTATTGTCACAATTGAAACAACTGGCACGTGGTTTACGGTTGGTAAGGTGACAGGCGAAAATCTGGATGATAAACGCTTAAATGGAGGGGCATTTGGAGAAGGATTGGGCTGTTTCATCGGTTCCTTCTTTGGGGGAACCCCGGTAACAGGATACTCTTCCAATGCTGGCATTATTGCCATCACAGGAGTGAAAAGCCGCAGGCCGATTATCGCAGGCGGTGTGATCATGATAATCCTGGGCATGATGCCGAAGCTGATGAACTTGATTGCATGCATTCCTGGGGTTGTCATTAACAGTGTGTTTGCCATTTTATGCGTAGTCATCATGATGAATGGATTCAAAGTGATTAAGGAAGTGGCTTTTACAGAACGGAATATGCTTGTGATCGGTGTGCCGATTATGCTTGCCCTGTTTGCCGTGCTAATGCCTGCTGATGTGTTAAAAGGACTGCCGGATATTGCGACCTATTTTGTCTCATCAGGTACAGCAATTGGAGCGATTACAGCCCTGGTTCTAAATCTGGTTCTGCCGCAAAAGCTTGAAGATAGTGTAAAAACAAATGAAGTAACAGTACATGCCAATTAA
- a CDS encoding aromatic ring-hydroxylating dioxygenase subunit alpha: MQQDRLWNEWHPVCKAEELLEDPKQVFVLGERVVIFRNEKGVHAFKDLCIHRGAALSLGKVKNGNLVCAYHAWEYDCTGACEKIPALPSGRAIPSKARATVYHCEEYLGLIWVNLGEDPAPLVSFPEYSMEGYRTAICGPYEVKANAPRIIENFLDVSHLMFVHEGLLGDEDHAEVVDYKVEFVDNRLITSKIPVFQPNPDGRSKGGYANYVYEILNPTTARFTKTTEGSDDELTILLAVNQEDHEQAKAFMLLTRNYDLGMPDEPFIEFQDTIFYQDLDIVQSQKPELLPLDLQAELHLKSDALTIAYRKWLNELGVENGTNPIEDEVRKKVLVK, translated from the coding sequence ATGCAGCAAGATCGATTATGGAATGAATGGCATCCAGTATGCAAAGCAGAGGAATTATTGGAGGATCCCAAACAGGTATTTGTCCTTGGGGAGCGTGTCGTCATTTTCCGCAATGAGAAAGGGGTTCACGCATTTAAGGATCTTTGTATCCACCGCGGGGCCGCCCTTTCCCTTGGAAAGGTGAAGAACGGAAATCTGGTCTGCGCTTATCATGCCTGGGAATACGATTGTACAGGTGCCTGTGAGAAGATTCCTGCCCTGCCGAGCGGCAGAGCCATCCCAAGTAAAGCAAGGGCAACCGTTTACCATTGTGAGGAGTATTTGGGGCTGATCTGGGTTAACTTAGGGGAAGATCCTGCTCCGCTTGTTTCATTTCCTGAATATAGCATGGAGGGGTACCGGACTGCGATTTGCGGCCCGTATGAGGTAAAAGCAAATGCCCCAAGAATTATTGAAAATTTCCTGGATGTTTCGCACCTTATGTTTGTGCATGAAGGCCTGCTTGGAGATGAGGATCATGCGGAGGTTGTCGACTATAAAGTTGAATTTGTTGATAATCGCTTAATTACCAGTAAAATCCCGGTCTTTCAGCCGAACCCTGACGGGCGCTCCAAAGGCGGATATGCTAACTATGTATATGAAATCCTCAATCCAACTACCGCCCGTTTTACAAAAACAACGGAAGGATCAGATGATGAGCTGACGATTCTGCTTGCTGTCAATCAAGAGGATCACGAGCAGGCCAAGGCATTTATGCTGTTGACCAGAAACTATGATCTGGGCATGCCGGATGAGCCTTTTATTGAATTCCAGGATACGATCTTTTATCAGGACTTAGATATCGTCCAGAGCCAAAAGCCGGAACTTCTTCCACTGGACTTACAGGCAGAGCTGCACCTGAAGTCAGACGCTCTTACCATCGCCTATCGCAAATGGTTGAATGAGCTGGGTGTGGAGAATGGTACAAATCCAATTGAGGATGAAGTCCGTAAGAAAGTATTAGTGAAATAA
- a CDS encoding L-lactate dehydrogenase: MNLTLGNKIVLVGNGAVGSSYAYALLNQGLCDELIIVDLNEEKAKGDVMDLNHGIAYAPSAMTIRFGSYEDCKDAALVVICAGAAQKPGETRLDLVNKNVKIFKSIVEGIMDSGFNGIFLVATNPVDILSYATWKFSGLPKERVIGSGTILDSARFRYLLGKEFDTAAVSVHGYIIGEHGDSQFPVWSFANIAGTPVAERLTEERKEEIAVRVRDAAYEIINAKGATYYGIAMGLVRITKAILRNENVVLPVGALLEGEYGHRDVFVGIPSVITRNGVKNIVELSLTEDEKRKLAKSVQTLKDIQNSLL, from the coding sequence ATGAATTTAACATTAGGGAACAAAATAGTACTAGTAGGAAATGGAGCCGTTGGATCAAGTTATGCTTATGCCTTATTAAATCAGGGCTTATGTGATGAGTTAATCATTGTCGATTTAAATGAAGAGAAAGCAAAAGGAGATGTCATGGATTTAAACCACGGCATTGCCTATGCTCCATCAGCTATGACGATTAGATTTGGTTCTTATGAGGATTGTAAGGATGCCGCTCTCGTAGTGATCTGTGCAGGGGCAGCACAAAAACCTGGGGAAACCCGCCTGGATCTCGTGAATAAAAACGTTAAAATTTTCAAATCCATTGTAGAGGGCATTATGGACTCTGGATTTAATGGCATTTTCTTAGTGGCAACCAATCCAGTCGATATTTTATCGTATGCAACCTGGAAATTCTCCGGCCTGCCTAAAGAAAGAGTTATTGGGTCTGGAACCATCCTGGATTCTGCCAGATTCCGATATTTATTAGGGAAAGAATTTGATACAGCAGCCGTAAGTGTACATGGGTATATTATCGGTGAACATGGCGACTCCCAATTCCCGGTATGGAGCTTCGCTAATATTGCCGGAACCCCTGTAGCTGAGAGGTTAACAGAGGAAAGAAAAGAAGAAATCGCTGTCCGCGTCCGGGATGCTGCATATGAAATTATAAATGCAAAAGGTGCAACCTACTATGGAATTGCGATGGGGCTGGTCAGAATAACAAAAGCTATTTTACGAAATGAAAATGTGGTATTGCCGGTTGGCGCACTGTTAGAAGGAGAATATGGCCATCGTGATGTCTTTGTCGGGATTCCATCTGTGATTACCAGAAACGGTGTGAAGAATATTGTGGAGCTGTCACTGACCGAAGATGAAAAAAGGAAGCTTGCCAAATCTGTTCAAACCTTAAAAGATATCCAAAATTCATTATTATAA
- a CDS encoding L-lactate permease yields MLVETFNPFHNLAVSSLVAAIPILLFLLCLTVLKMKGIHAALVNLAVTFFIALIIFKLPFGEAAGSVIQGAAAGIWPIGWIIVMAVWLYKISVASGKFDILRGSIAGISQDQRIQFLLIGFCFNAFLEGAAGFGVPIAICAVLLVSLGFKPLQAAMLCLIANGASGAFGAIGIPVGIVDTFGIPGVTSMDVSIMTALTLPIINFTIPFLLIWLIDGFKGIKEIFPAILITAGVYTVTQAIITIFIGPELADIIPSLLAMGVLALFLKKWKPKNIFLLNGKECQFEQHSLGEIVKAWSPFYLLTLFILIWSFPAFKGLFAEGGLLEFTVINFGIPGSSLSVSISLIGATGTAILLAGLTTIATTKGISMGKGFSLLKKTVSEFWIPIIMICAIIGISKLMTYGGMTVTLGEAVATTGKIFPLLSPLLGWIGVFMTGSVVNNNTLFAPIQATAGHVIGTNSSLLLSANTAGGVMAKLISPQSIAIATAAVGETGKEADLTKMTLKYSFGLLVFVSVWTFLLSLFF; encoded by the coding sequence ATGTTAGTGGAAACGTTCAATCCTTTTCATAACCTTGCTGTTTCATCCCTGGTGGCAGCCATCCCGATCCTTTTATTTCTGCTTTGCCTGACGGTATTAAAAATGAAGGGCATTCATGCAGCGCTAGTAAACTTAGCTGTCACTTTTTTTATCGCACTTATTATTTTTAAATTGCCCTTCGGAGAAGCTGCGGGAAGTGTTATTCAAGGTGCTGCGGCAGGGATTTGGCCGATTGGGTGGATCATTGTCATGGCTGTATGGCTATATAAAATTTCGGTGGCATCAGGCAAGTTTGATATTTTGCGCGGAAGCATCGCCGGGATTTCCCAGGACCAGCGCATTCAATTTCTGCTGATCGGATTTTGTTTTAATGCCTTTCTCGAAGGGGCAGCCGGGTTTGGCGTACCGATTGCTATTTGTGCCGTACTGTTAGTGTCGCTGGGCTTCAAGCCCTTACAGGCAGCCATGCTCTGTCTCATCGCAAACGGTGCTTCAGGCGCCTTTGGTGCGATCGGAATACCGGTCGGCATTGTCGATACGTTTGGAATTCCAGGGGTTACTTCCATGGATGTATCGATCATGACAGCTCTGACACTGCCGATTATTAACTTTACCATTCCCTTTTTATTAATATGGCTCATTGACGGGTTTAAAGGAATTAAGGAAATATTCCCGGCTATCCTGATCACTGCTGGGGTTTATACCGTTACACAAGCAATCATTACGATATTTATAGGCCCGGAACTTGCTGATATTATTCCTTCCTTATTAGCGATGGGTGTATTAGCTTTATTCCTGAAAAAGTGGAAACCAAAGAACATCTTTTTGCTCAATGGGAAAGAGTGCCAATTTGAACAGCATTCATTAGGTGAAATAGTTAAAGCATGGTCACCTTTTTATCTATTGACCCTATTTATTTTAATATGGAGCTTCCCGGCATTTAAAGGGCTGTTTGCTGAAGGGGGCTTGCTTGAATTCACAGTCATCAATTTCGGTATACCCGGATCTTCTCTTAGTGTCAGCATCAGTTTAATCGGTGCTACAGGAACAGCGATCTTACTGGCCGGCCTAACGACAATAGCAACGACAAAAGGCATCAGTATGGGTAAAGGCTTCAGCCTCCTCAAAAAGACTGTTTCTGAGTTCTGGATTCCGATTATCATGATTTGCGCCATTATCGGAATTTCAAAGCTCATGACTTACGGTGGAATGACCGTCACTCTAGGGGAAGCCGTTGCGACAACCGGAAAAATATTTCCGCTGCTGTCACCGCTCTTAGGCTGGATTGGGGTGTTCATGACAGGATCTGTCGTGAACAACAACACGCTATTTGCTCCTATCCAGGCGACAGCTGGTCATGTGATCGGAACCAACTCCTCCTTATTGCTTTCTGCCAATACGGCTGGAGGCGTGATGGCAAAGCTGATCTCCCCTCAGTCAATCGCCATTGCCACAGCAGCGGTTGGCGAGACAGGAAAAGAAGCAGATTTGACGAAAATGACATTGAAATATAGCTTTGGATTGCTGGTGTTTGTAAGTGTTTGGACATTCTTATTGTCATTATTCTTCTAG
- a CDS encoding isocitrate lyase/phosphoenolpyruvate mutase family protein, whose product MNRIQKFNELHSSNELLFLGNAWDLLSALTLERAGFKAIGTTSWGIADSLGYADGELIDFKRHLAIIKTIAENVKIPVSADIEAGYGEDIPTIVEHVLLTADAGVAGINIEDSFKKQKGLKEISWHCSLLENIRAALENNGYKDFYINARTDTYFQKQNPLQETIERAKAYVESGASGVFVPGLIEEEEIKAITKNVSAPLNVLSLPGLTNCNKLKELGVRRFSFGNALSDKVIAYIEKYARELAESMDTAILYNN is encoded by the coding sequence ATGAACAGAATACAGAAATTTAATGAGCTGCATTCTTCAAATGAGCTTTTATTCCTGGGAAACGCCTGGGATTTGCTTTCCGCCTTAACACTTGAAAGAGCAGGGTTTAAAGCAATTGGCACGACCAGCTGGGGGATTGCTGATTCACTGGGATATGCAGACGGAGAATTGATTGATTTTAAAAGACATTTAGCAATCATCAAAACCATAGCAGAGAATGTGAAAATTCCTGTTTCTGCTGATATTGAAGCAGGCTACGGGGAAGATATCCCAACGATAGTTGAGCATGTCCTATTGACAGCAGATGCAGGGGTGGCCGGCATCAATATTGAGGATTCCTTCAAAAAGCAGAAAGGATTAAAAGAGATTTCCTGGCATTGCAGCCTTTTAGAAAATATAAGAGCAGCGTTAGAAAACAATGGCTATAAGGATTTTTATATTAACGCCAGAACCGATACGTATTTCCAGAAACAAAATCCGCTGCAGGAAACGATTGAACGGGCAAAAGCATATGTGGAGAGCGGAGCCAGCGGAGTTTTTGTACCGGGTTTAATAGAAGAAGAGGAAATAAAAGCCATCACGAAGAATGTCAGTGCCCCGCTCAATGTCTTATCTTTACCGGGACTGACAAATTGTAATAAGCTAAAAGAATTAGGTGTGAGGCGTTTTAGCTTTGGAAATGCCTTGTCTGATAAAGTGATTGCTTATATAGAAAAGTATGCGCGTGAATTGGCAGAGTCTATGGATACTGCCATATTGTATAATAATTAA
- a CDS encoding Ada metal-binding domain-containing protein, with the protein MEANINLSFEEMWEKIIACDRKYDGLFFTAVKTTKIYCRPSCRSRKPKKMNVEFYTEKYEAEEAGYRPCKRCQPEVEQSPHIALVKDIITFLVNHYKQNLGLKDIADQVGLSPFYLERLFKQETFETPRTYLEKIRIDKAAHLLKSTALTNLEICYEVGFQSPSNFYKVFRSLKNCSPSEYRKEFLNKESEAEEVTKPLKQYIQKDSSN; encoded by the coding sequence ATGGAGGCAAACATCAATCTGTCATTTGAAGAGATGTGGGAGAAAATCATCGCCTGTGATCGTAAATATGATGGCTTATTTTTTACAGCTGTCAAAACAACGAAAATATACTGCCGCCCTTCCTGCAGATCAAGAAAACCCAAAAAAATGAATGTAGAATTTTACACAGAAAAATATGAAGCGGAAGAAGCGGGTTACCGTCCCTGCAAAAGATGCCAGCCAGAAGTGGAGCAATCCCCGCATATTGCCCTAGTCAAAGATATCATTACATTCCTGGTCAATCATTATAAACAGAATTTGGGATTAAAAGATATAGCTGATCAAGTCGGCCTAAGTCCCTTTTATCTGGAGCGCTTATTTAAACAGGAAACCTTTGAAACTCCCCGTACTTATTTAGAAAAAATTCGTATCGATAAAGCAGCTCATCTCCTTAAAAGTACTGCGCTGACAAATCTGGAGATCTGCTATGAGGTAGGGTTTCAGAGCCCTTCCAATTTTTATAAAGTGTTTCGAAGCTTGAAGAACTGCTCACCGAGTGAATATCGGAAGGAATTCCTAAATAAAGAATCAGAAGCTGAGGAAGTTACAAAACCTTTAAAGCAATACATTCAGAAGGACAGCAGCAATTAA